The proteins below come from a single Macaca fascicularis isolate 582-1 chromosome 9, T2T-MFA8v1.1 genomic window:
- the DNTT gene encoding DNA nucleotidylexotransferase isoform X1: protein MDPPQTSPLSPRKKRPRQTGALMASSPQDIKFQDLVVFILEKKMGTTRRAFLMELARRKGFRVENELSDSVTHIVAENNSGSDVLEWLQVQKIQVSSQPELLDVSWLIECIGAGKPVEMTGKHQLVVRRDYSDSTNPGPPKTLPTAVQKISQYACQRRTTLNNCNQIFTDAFDILAENCEFRENEDSCVTFMRAASVLKSLPFTIISMKDTEGIPCLGSKVKCIIEEIIEDGESSEVKAVLNDERYQSFKLFTSVFGVGLKTSEKWFRMGFRTLSKVRSDESLKFTRMQRAGFLYYEDLVSCVTRAEAEAVSVLVKEAVQAFLPDAFVTMTGGFRRGKKMGHDVDFLITSPGSTEDEEQQLLQKVMNLWEKKGLLLYYDLVESTFEKLRLPSRKVDALDHFQKCFLIFKLPLQRVDSDQSSWQEGKTWKAIRVDLVMCPYERRAFALLGWTGSRQFERDLRRYATHERKMILDNHALYDKTKLIRVKGSRKDFHRLTVSTWPRMHFKSFWLKDDELIGLPEPVQQCILTGLVYPWCWQRVTPK, encoded by the exons ATGGATCCACCACAAACATCCCCCTTGAGCCCTCGGAAGAAGAGACCGCGGCAGACGGGTGCCTTGATGGCCTCCTCTCCTCAAGACATCAAATTTCAAGATTTGGTCGTCTTCATTTTGGAGAAGAAAATGGGAACCACCCGCAGAGCGTTCCTCATGGAGCTGGCCCGCAGGAAAGGGTTCAGGGTTGAAAATGAGCTCAG TGATTCTGTCACCCACATTGTAGCAGAGAACAACTCGGGTTCAGATGTTCTGGAGTGGCTTCAAGTACAGAAAATACAAGTTAGCTCACAACCAGAACTCCTTGATGTCTCCTGGCTGATAGAATGTATAGGAGCAGGGAAACCGGTGGAGATGACAGGAAAACACCAGCTTGTT GTGAGAAGAGACTATTCAGATAGCACCAATCCAGGCCCCCCGAAGACTCTACCAACTGCTGTACAAAAGATCTCCCAGTATGCGTGTCAGAGAAGAACCACTTTAAACAACTGTAACCAGATATTCACG GATGCCTTTGATATACTGGCTGAAAACTGTGAGTTTAGAGAAAATGAAGACTCCTGTGTGACATTTATGAGAGCAGCTTCTGTATTGAAATCTCTGCCATTCACAATCATCAGTATGAAGGACACAGAAGGAATTCCCTGCCTGGGGTCCAAGGTGAAGTGTATCATAGAG GAGATTATTGAAGATGGAGAAAGTTCTGAAGTTAAAGCTGTGTTAAATGATGAACGATATCAATCCTTCAAA CTCTTTACTTCTGTATTTGGAGTGGGGTTGAAGACTTCTGAGAAGTGGTTCAGGATGGGTTTCAGAACTCTGAGTAAAGTAAGGTCGGACGAAAGCCTGAAATTTACACGAATGCAGAGAGCAG GATTTCTGTATTATGAAGACCTTGTCAGCTGTGTGACCAGGGCAGAAGCAGAGGCCGTCAGTGTGCTGGTTAAAGAGGCTGTCCAGGCATTTCTTCCGGATGCTTTCGTCACCATGACAGGAGGGTTCCGGAG GGGTAAGAAGATGGGGCATGATGTAGATTTTTTAATTACCAGCCCAGGATCAACAGAGGATGAAGAGCAACAACTTTTACAGAAAGTGATGAACTTATGGGAAAAGAAG gGATTACTTTTATATTATGACCTTGTGGAGTCAACATTTGAAAAGCTCAGGTTGCCTAGCAGGAAAGTTGATGCTTTGGATCATTTTCAAAAGTGCTTTTTGATTTTCAAATTGCCTCTTCAAAGAGTGGACAGTGACCAGTCCAGCTGGCAGGAGGGAAAGACCTGGAAGGCCATCCGTGTGGATTTAGTCATGTGCCCCTACGAGCGTCGTGCCTTCGCCCTGTTGGGATGGACTGGCTCACGG CAGTTTGAGAGAGACCTCCGGCGCTATGCCACACATGAACGGAAGATGATTCTGGATAACCATGCTTTATATGACAAGACCAAG TTGATCAGAGTTAAGGGCAGCAGGAAAGATTTCCACAGACTCACAGTTTCCACCTGGCCCAGAATGCACTTCAAGAGCTTTTGGCTGAAAGATGATGAGCTAATTGGGCTTCCAGAACCAGTCCAGCAGTGCATATTAACGGGTTTGGTATATCCTTGGTGTTGGCAACGAGTAACTCCAAAGTAA
- the DNTT gene encoding DNA nucleotidylexotransferase isoform X5 has product MDPPQTSPLSPRKKRPRQTGALMASSPQDIKFQDLVVFILEKKMGTTRRAFLMELARRKGFRVENELSDSVTHIVAENNSGSDVLEWLQVQKIQVSSQPELLDVSWLIECIGAGKPVEMTGKHQLVVRRDYSDSTNPGPPKTLPTAVQKISQYACQRRTTLNNCNQIFTDAFDILAENCEFRENEDSCVTFMRAASVLKSLPFTIISMKDTEGIPCLGSKVKCIIEEIIEDGESSEVKAVLNDERYQSFKLFTSVFGVGLKTSEKWFRMGFRTLSKVRSDESLKFTRMQRAGFLYYEDLVSCVTRAEAEAVSVLVKEAVQAFLPDAFVTMTGGFRRGKKMGHDVDFLITSPGSTEDEEQQLLQKVMNLWEKKGLLLYYDLVESTFEKLRLPSRKVDALDHFQKCFLIFKLPLQRVDSDQSSWQEGKTWKAIRVDLVMCPYERRAFALLGWTGSRQFERDLRRYATHERKMILDNHALYDKTKARIFFNYCGA; this is encoded by the exons ATGGATCCACCACAAACATCCCCCTTGAGCCCTCGGAAGAAGAGACCGCGGCAGACGGGTGCCTTGATGGCCTCCTCTCCTCAAGACATCAAATTTCAAGATTTGGTCGTCTTCATTTTGGAGAAGAAAATGGGAACCACCCGCAGAGCGTTCCTCATGGAGCTGGCCCGCAGGAAAGGGTTCAGGGTTGAAAATGAGCTCAG TGATTCTGTCACCCACATTGTAGCAGAGAACAACTCGGGTTCAGATGTTCTGGAGTGGCTTCAAGTACAGAAAATACAAGTTAGCTCACAACCAGAACTCCTTGATGTCTCCTGGCTGATAGAATGTATAGGAGCAGGGAAACCGGTGGAGATGACAGGAAAACACCAGCTTGTT GTGAGAAGAGACTATTCAGATAGCACCAATCCAGGCCCCCCGAAGACTCTACCAACTGCTGTACAAAAGATCTCCCAGTATGCGTGTCAGAGAAGAACCACTTTAAACAACTGTAACCAGATATTCACG GATGCCTTTGATATACTGGCTGAAAACTGTGAGTTTAGAGAAAATGAAGACTCCTGTGTGACATTTATGAGAGCAGCTTCTGTATTGAAATCTCTGCCATTCACAATCATCAGTATGAAGGACACAGAAGGAATTCCCTGCCTGGGGTCCAAGGTGAAGTGTATCATAGAG GAGATTATTGAAGATGGAGAAAGTTCTGAAGTTAAAGCTGTGTTAAATGATGAACGATATCAATCCTTCAAA CTCTTTACTTCTGTATTTGGAGTGGGGTTGAAGACTTCTGAGAAGTGGTTCAGGATGGGTTTCAGAACTCTGAGTAAAGTAAGGTCGGACGAAAGCCTGAAATTTACACGAATGCAGAGAGCAG GATTTCTGTATTATGAAGACCTTGTCAGCTGTGTGACCAGGGCAGAAGCAGAGGCCGTCAGTGTGCTGGTTAAAGAGGCTGTCCAGGCATTTCTTCCGGATGCTTTCGTCACCATGACAGGAGGGTTCCGGAG GGGTAAGAAGATGGGGCATGATGTAGATTTTTTAATTACCAGCCCAGGATCAACAGAGGATGAAGAGCAACAACTTTTACAGAAAGTGATGAACTTATGGGAAAAGAAG gGATTACTTTTATATTATGACCTTGTGGAGTCAACATTTGAAAAGCTCAGGTTGCCTAGCAGGAAAGTTGATGCTTTGGATCATTTTCAAAAGTGCTTTTTGATTTTCAAATTGCCTCTTCAAAGAGTGGACAGTGACCAGTCCAGCTGGCAGGAGGGAAAGACCTGGAAGGCCATCCGTGTGGATTTAGTCATGTGCCCCTACGAGCGTCGTGCCTTCGCCCTGTTGGGATGGACTGGCTCACGG CAGTTTGAGAGAGACCTCCGGCGCTATGCCACACATGAACGGAAGATGATTCTGGATAACCATGCTTTATATGACAAGACCAAG
- the DNTT gene encoding DNA nucleotidylexotransferase isoform X3, with product MDPPQTSPLSPRKKRPRQTGALMASSPQDIKFQDLVVFILEKKMGTTRRAFLMELARRKGFRVENELSDSVTHIVAENNSGSDVLEWLQVQKIQVSSQPELLDVSWLIECIGAGKPVEMTGKHQLVVRRDYSDSTNPGPPKTLPTAVQKISQYACQRRTTLNNCNQIFTDAFDILAENCEFRENEDSCVTFMRAASVLKSLPFTIISMKDTEGIPCLGSKVKCIIEEIIEDGESSEVKAVLNDERYQSFKLFTSVFGVGLKTSEKWFRMGFRTLSKVRSDESLKFTRMQRAGFLYYEDLVSCVTRAEAEAVSVLVKEAVQAFLPDAFVTMTGGFRRGKKMGHDVDFLITSPGSTEDEEQQLLQKVMNLWEKKGLLLYYDLVESTFEKLRLPSRKVDALDHFQKCFLIFKLPLQRVDSDQSSWQEGKTWKAIRVDLVMCPYERRAFALLGWTGSRQFERDLRRYATHERKMILDNHALYDKTKRIFLKAESEEEIFAHLGLDYIEPWERNA from the exons ATGGATCCACCACAAACATCCCCCTTGAGCCCTCGGAAGAAGAGACCGCGGCAGACGGGTGCCTTGATGGCCTCCTCTCCTCAAGACATCAAATTTCAAGATTTGGTCGTCTTCATTTTGGAGAAGAAAATGGGAACCACCCGCAGAGCGTTCCTCATGGAGCTGGCCCGCAGGAAAGGGTTCAGGGTTGAAAATGAGCTCAG TGATTCTGTCACCCACATTGTAGCAGAGAACAACTCGGGTTCAGATGTTCTGGAGTGGCTTCAAGTACAGAAAATACAAGTTAGCTCACAACCAGAACTCCTTGATGTCTCCTGGCTGATAGAATGTATAGGAGCAGGGAAACCGGTGGAGATGACAGGAAAACACCAGCTTGTT GTGAGAAGAGACTATTCAGATAGCACCAATCCAGGCCCCCCGAAGACTCTACCAACTGCTGTACAAAAGATCTCCCAGTATGCGTGTCAGAGAAGAACCACTTTAAACAACTGTAACCAGATATTCACG GATGCCTTTGATATACTGGCTGAAAACTGTGAGTTTAGAGAAAATGAAGACTCCTGTGTGACATTTATGAGAGCAGCTTCTGTATTGAAATCTCTGCCATTCACAATCATCAGTATGAAGGACACAGAAGGAATTCCCTGCCTGGGGTCCAAGGTGAAGTGTATCATAGAG GAGATTATTGAAGATGGAGAAAGTTCTGAAGTTAAAGCTGTGTTAAATGATGAACGATATCAATCCTTCAAA CTCTTTACTTCTGTATTTGGAGTGGGGTTGAAGACTTCTGAGAAGTGGTTCAGGATGGGTTTCAGAACTCTGAGTAAAGTAAGGTCGGACGAAAGCCTGAAATTTACACGAATGCAGAGAGCAG GATTTCTGTATTATGAAGACCTTGTCAGCTGTGTGACCAGGGCAGAAGCAGAGGCCGTCAGTGTGCTGGTTAAAGAGGCTGTCCAGGCATTTCTTCCGGATGCTTTCGTCACCATGACAGGAGGGTTCCGGAG GGGTAAGAAGATGGGGCATGATGTAGATTTTTTAATTACCAGCCCAGGATCAACAGAGGATGAAGAGCAACAACTTTTACAGAAAGTGATGAACTTATGGGAAAAGAAG gGATTACTTTTATATTATGACCTTGTGGAGTCAACATTTGAAAAGCTCAGGTTGCCTAGCAGGAAAGTTGATGCTTTGGATCATTTTCAAAAGTGCTTTTTGATTTTCAAATTGCCTCTTCAAAGAGTGGACAGTGACCAGTCCAGCTGGCAGGAGGGAAAGACCTGGAAGGCCATCCGTGTGGATTTAGTCATGTGCCCCTACGAGCGTCGTGCCTTCGCCCTGTTGGGATGGACTGGCTCACGG CAGTTTGAGAGAGACCTCCGGCGCTATGCCACACATGAACGGAAGATGATTCTGGATAACCATGCTTTATATGACAAGACCAAG
- the DNTT gene encoding DNA nucleotidylexotransferase isoform X4: MDPPQTSPLSPRKKRPRQTGALMASSPQDIKFQDLVVFILEKKMGTTRRAFLMELARRKGFRVENELSDSVTHIVAENNSGSDVLEWLQVQKIQVSSQPELLDVSWLIECIGAGKPVEMTGKHQLVVRRDYSDSTNPGPPKTLPTAVQKISQYACQRRTTLNNCNQIFTDAFDILAENCEFRENEDSCVTFMRAASVLKSLPFTIISMKDTEGIPCLGSKVKCIIEEIIEDGESSEVKAVLNDERYQSFKLFTSVFGVGLKTSEKWFRMGFRTLSKVRSDESLKFTRMQRAGFLYYEDLVSCVTRAEAEAVSVLVKEAVQAFLPDAFVTMTGGFRRGKKMGHDVDFLITSPGSTEDEEQQLLQKVMNLWEKKGLLLYYDLVESTFEKLRLPSRKVDALDHFQKCFLIFKLPLQRVDSDQSSWQEGKTWKAIRVDLVMCPYERRAFALLGWTGSRFERDLRRYATHERKMILDNHALYDKTKRIFLKAESEEEIFAHLGLDYIEPWERNA; encoded by the exons ATGGATCCACCACAAACATCCCCCTTGAGCCCTCGGAAGAAGAGACCGCGGCAGACGGGTGCCTTGATGGCCTCCTCTCCTCAAGACATCAAATTTCAAGATTTGGTCGTCTTCATTTTGGAGAAGAAAATGGGAACCACCCGCAGAGCGTTCCTCATGGAGCTGGCCCGCAGGAAAGGGTTCAGGGTTGAAAATGAGCTCAG TGATTCTGTCACCCACATTGTAGCAGAGAACAACTCGGGTTCAGATGTTCTGGAGTGGCTTCAAGTACAGAAAATACAAGTTAGCTCACAACCAGAACTCCTTGATGTCTCCTGGCTGATAGAATGTATAGGAGCAGGGAAACCGGTGGAGATGACAGGAAAACACCAGCTTGTT GTGAGAAGAGACTATTCAGATAGCACCAATCCAGGCCCCCCGAAGACTCTACCAACTGCTGTACAAAAGATCTCCCAGTATGCGTGTCAGAGAAGAACCACTTTAAACAACTGTAACCAGATATTCACG GATGCCTTTGATATACTGGCTGAAAACTGTGAGTTTAGAGAAAATGAAGACTCCTGTGTGACATTTATGAGAGCAGCTTCTGTATTGAAATCTCTGCCATTCACAATCATCAGTATGAAGGACACAGAAGGAATTCCCTGCCTGGGGTCCAAGGTGAAGTGTATCATAGAG GAGATTATTGAAGATGGAGAAAGTTCTGAAGTTAAAGCTGTGTTAAATGATGAACGATATCAATCCTTCAAA CTCTTTACTTCTGTATTTGGAGTGGGGTTGAAGACTTCTGAGAAGTGGTTCAGGATGGGTTTCAGAACTCTGAGTAAAGTAAGGTCGGACGAAAGCCTGAAATTTACACGAATGCAGAGAGCAG GATTTCTGTATTATGAAGACCTTGTCAGCTGTGTGACCAGGGCAGAAGCAGAGGCCGTCAGTGTGCTGGTTAAAGAGGCTGTCCAGGCATTTCTTCCGGATGCTTTCGTCACCATGACAGGAGGGTTCCGGAG GGGTAAGAAGATGGGGCATGATGTAGATTTTTTAATTACCAGCCCAGGATCAACAGAGGATGAAGAGCAACAACTTTTACAGAAAGTGATGAACTTATGGGAAAAGAAG gGATTACTTTTATATTATGACCTTGTGGAGTCAACATTTGAAAAGCTCAGGTTGCCTAGCAGGAAAGTTGATGCTTTGGATCATTTTCAAAAGTGCTTTTTGATTTTCAAATTGCCTCTTCAAAGAGTGGACAGTGACCAGTCCAGCTGGCAGGAGGGAAAGACCTGGAAGGCCATCCGTGTGGATTTAGTCATGTGCCCCTACGAGCGTCGTGCCTTCGCCCTGTTGGGATGGACTGGCTCACGG TTTGAGAGAGACCTCCGGCGCTATGCCACACATGAACGGAAGATGATTCTGGATAACCATGCTTTATATGACAAGACCAAG
- the DNTT gene encoding DNA nucleotidylexotransferase isoform X2, with protein MDPPQTSPLSPRKKRPRQTGALMASSPQDIKFQDLVVFILEKKMGTTRRAFLMELARRKGFRVENELSDSVTHIVAENNSGSDVLEWLQVQKIQVSSQPELLDVSWLIECIGAGKPVEMTGKHQLVVRRDYSDSTNPGPPKTLPTAVQKISQYACQRRTTLNNCNQIFTDAFDILAENCEFRENEDSCVTFMRAASVLKSLPFTIISMKDTEGIPCLGSKVKCIIEEIIEDGESSEVKAVLNDERYQSFKLFTSVFGVGLKTSEKWFRMGFRTLSKVRSDESLKFTRMQRAGFLYYEDLVSCVTRAEAEAVSVLVKEAVQAFLPDAFVTMTGGFRRGKKMGHDVDFLITSPGSTEDEEQQLLQKVMNLWEKKGLLLYYDLVESTFEKLRLPSRKVDALDHFQKCFLIFKLPLQRVDSDQSSWQEGKTWKAIRVDLVMCPYERRAFALLGWTGSRFERDLRRYATHERKMILDNHALYDKTKLIRVKGSRKDFHRLTVSTWPRMHFKSFWLKDDELIGLPEPVQQCILTGLVYPWCWQRVTPK; from the exons ATGGATCCACCACAAACATCCCCCTTGAGCCCTCGGAAGAAGAGACCGCGGCAGACGGGTGCCTTGATGGCCTCCTCTCCTCAAGACATCAAATTTCAAGATTTGGTCGTCTTCATTTTGGAGAAGAAAATGGGAACCACCCGCAGAGCGTTCCTCATGGAGCTGGCCCGCAGGAAAGGGTTCAGGGTTGAAAATGAGCTCAG TGATTCTGTCACCCACATTGTAGCAGAGAACAACTCGGGTTCAGATGTTCTGGAGTGGCTTCAAGTACAGAAAATACAAGTTAGCTCACAACCAGAACTCCTTGATGTCTCCTGGCTGATAGAATGTATAGGAGCAGGGAAACCGGTGGAGATGACAGGAAAACACCAGCTTGTT GTGAGAAGAGACTATTCAGATAGCACCAATCCAGGCCCCCCGAAGACTCTACCAACTGCTGTACAAAAGATCTCCCAGTATGCGTGTCAGAGAAGAACCACTTTAAACAACTGTAACCAGATATTCACG GATGCCTTTGATATACTGGCTGAAAACTGTGAGTTTAGAGAAAATGAAGACTCCTGTGTGACATTTATGAGAGCAGCTTCTGTATTGAAATCTCTGCCATTCACAATCATCAGTATGAAGGACACAGAAGGAATTCCCTGCCTGGGGTCCAAGGTGAAGTGTATCATAGAG GAGATTATTGAAGATGGAGAAAGTTCTGAAGTTAAAGCTGTGTTAAATGATGAACGATATCAATCCTTCAAA CTCTTTACTTCTGTATTTGGAGTGGGGTTGAAGACTTCTGAGAAGTGGTTCAGGATGGGTTTCAGAACTCTGAGTAAAGTAAGGTCGGACGAAAGCCTGAAATTTACACGAATGCAGAGAGCAG GATTTCTGTATTATGAAGACCTTGTCAGCTGTGTGACCAGGGCAGAAGCAGAGGCCGTCAGTGTGCTGGTTAAAGAGGCTGTCCAGGCATTTCTTCCGGATGCTTTCGTCACCATGACAGGAGGGTTCCGGAG GGGTAAGAAGATGGGGCATGATGTAGATTTTTTAATTACCAGCCCAGGATCAACAGAGGATGAAGAGCAACAACTTTTACAGAAAGTGATGAACTTATGGGAAAAGAAG gGATTACTTTTATATTATGACCTTGTGGAGTCAACATTTGAAAAGCTCAGGTTGCCTAGCAGGAAAGTTGATGCTTTGGATCATTTTCAAAAGTGCTTTTTGATTTTCAAATTGCCTCTTCAAAGAGTGGACAGTGACCAGTCCAGCTGGCAGGAGGGAAAGACCTGGAAGGCCATCCGTGTGGATTTAGTCATGTGCCCCTACGAGCGTCGTGCCTTCGCCCTGTTGGGATGGACTGGCTCACGG TTTGAGAGAGACCTCCGGCGCTATGCCACACATGAACGGAAGATGATTCTGGATAACCATGCTTTATATGACAAGACCAAG TTGATCAGAGTTAAGGGCAGCAGGAAAGATTTCCACAGACTCACAGTTTCCACCTGGCCCAGAATGCACTTCAAGAGCTTTTGGCTGAAAGATGATGAGCTAATTGGGCTTCCAGAACCAGTCCAGCAGTGCATATTAACGGGTTTGGTATATCCTTGGTGTTGGCAACGAGTAACTCCAAAGTAA
- the DNTT gene encoding DNA nucleotidylexotransferase isoform X6 — MNTYMAAEAGTQEDDGSDSVTHIVAENNSGSDVLEWLQVQKIQVSSQPELLDVSWLIECIGAGKPVEMTGKHQLVVRRDYSDSTNPGPPKTLPTAVQKISQYACQRRTTLNNCNQIFTDAFDILAENCEFRENEDSCVTFMRAASVLKSLPFTIISMKDTEGIPCLGSKVKCIIEEIIEDGESSEVKAVLNDERYQSFKLFTSVFGVGLKTSEKWFRMGFRTLSKVRSDESLKFTRMQRAGFLYYEDLVSCVTRAEAEAVSVLVKEAVQAFLPDAFVTMTGGFRRGKKMGHDVDFLITSPGSTEDEEQQLLQKVMNLWEKKGLLLYYDLVESTFEKLRLPSRKVDALDHFQKCFLIFKLPLQRVDSDQSSWQEGKTWKAIRVDLVMCPYERRAFALLGWTGSRQFERDLRRYATHERKMILDNHALYDKTKLIRVKGSRKDFHRLTVSTWPRMHFKSFWLKDDELIGLPEPVQQCILTGLVYPWCWQRVTPK, encoded by the exons ATGAATACATACATGGCAGCTGAGGCAGGCACTCAGGAAGATGATGGGAG TGATTCTGTCACCCACATTGTAGCAGAGAACAACTCGGGTTCAGATGTTCTGGAGTGGCTTCAAGTACAGAAAATACAAGTTAGCTCACAACCAGAACTCCTTGATGTCTCCTGGCTGATAGAATGTATAGGAGCAGGGAAACCGGTGGAGATGACAGGAAAACACCAGCTTGTT GTGAGAAGAGACTATTCAGATAGCACCAATCCAGGCCCCCCGAAGACTCTACCAACTGCTGTACAAAAGATCTCCCAGTATGCGTGTCAGAGAAGAACCACTTTAAACAACTGTAACCAGATATTCACG GATGCCTTTGATATACTGGCTGAAAACTGTGAGTTTAGAGAAAATGAAGACTCCTGTGTGACATTTATGAGAGCAGCTTCTGTATTGAAATCTCTGCCATTCACAATCATCAGTATGAAGGACACAGAAGGAATTCCCTGCCTGGGGTCCAAGGTGAAGTGTATCATAGAG GAGATTATTGAAGATGGAGAAAGTTCTGAAGTTAAAGCTGTGTTAAATGATGAACGATATCAATCCTTCAAA CTCTTTACTTCTGTATTTGGAGTGGGGTTGAAGACTTCTGAGAAGTGGTTCAGGATGGGTTTCAGAACTCTGAGTAAAGTAAGGTCGGACGAAAGCCTGAAATTTACACGAATGCAGAGAGCAG GATTTCTGTATTATGAAGACCTTGTCAGCTGTGTGACCAGGGCAGAAGCAGAGGCCGTCAGTGTGCTGGTTAAAGAGGCTGTCCAGGCATTTCTTCCGGATGCTTTCGTCACCATGACAGGAGGGTTCCGGAG GGGTAAGAAGATGGGGCATGATGTAGATTTTTTAATTACCAGCCCAGGATCAACAGAGGATGAAGAGCAACAACTTTTACAGAAAGTGATGAACTTATGGGAAAAGAAG gGATTACTTTTATATTATGACCTTGTGGAGTCAACATTTGAAAAGCTCAGGTTGCCTAGCAGGAAAGTTGATGCTTTGGATCATTTTCAAAAGTGCTTTTTGATTTTCAAATTGCCTCTTCAAAGAGTGGACAGTGACCAGTCCAGCTGGCAGGAGGGAAAGACCTGGAAGGCCATCCGTGTGGATTTAGTCATGTGCCCCTACGAGCGTCGTGCCTTCGCCCTGTTGGGATGGACTGGCTCACGG CAGTTTGAGAGAGACCTCCGGCGCTATGCCACACATGAACGGAAGATGATTCTGGATAACCATGCTTTATATGACAAGACCAAG TTGATCAGAGTTAAGGGCAGCAGGAAAGATTTCCACAGACTCACAGTTTCCACCTGGCCCAGAATGCACTTCAAGAGCTTTTGGCTGAAAGATGATGAGCTAATTGGGCTTCCAGAACCAGTCCAGCAGTGCATATTAACGGGTTTGGTATATCCTTGGTGTTGGCAACGAGTAACTCCAAAGTAA